The DNA region ATTTAATATGCGCATCAAATAAAATTTCTAAATTAGACATAAAAGAATTGAGAGATTATAAAGAAATACTTAATCAGTGTCTAAAACCAGTAAAAAGCATAAGTAAAAAAGCTTATCAAGTTAACAGAATAGAAGGTACAGGTAATGCTTTTACTGAATTATTCTATATGATTTCTCTAATTAAAGAAAATGAATTTTTTTCATGTATAAAAGTTATAAATAACCATAAAAAGGATTTAAAAAAAATTTATATAAGTATTGGGGAATTAGATGCTTTTTTATCTATAGCTTCCTATAGGTGCAGTTTGAATAATTACTGTAATCCTCAGTTTACGAGTAGAAGTAAATATTTTAGTGCTGAGGATATAATACATCCACTTCTAGAAAAAGCTGTACCAAATTCAATTAGTATGGATAGCAAGGGTATAATTTTAACTGGTTCAAATATGTCAGGAAAATCTACTTTTCTAAGAACAATAGGTGTAAATACTGTTTTAGCTCAAAGCATATATACAGTAACAGCTTCAAGTTACCATAGTGGTTTTTTTAAGGTTATGACTTCTATAAGTCCAGAAGATAACATAATGATTGGTAAAAGTTATTATTTTAGAGAAGCTGAAGCTATACTCAGAATAATACGAGAGAAAAGGGATAATTATAATATACTTTGTGTAATTGACGAAGTATTTAGAGGAACAAATCCAATCGAAAGAGTTAATGCGTCTATAGAAATATTAAATTATTTTCAAAGAAATGATATTCTTGCAATAGTTGCTACGCATGATATGGAACTTGCAGAGGAATTAAAGGATAAATATGGACTTTACTATTTTATAGAAAATATAAATGAGCAAGGAATGATTTTTGATTATAAATTAAGAAATGGCATATGTAAAAGTAGGAATGCAGTGAAACTACTTAAAATACTTCATTACCCAAAAGAAATTATAGGAAAGATTGATGGGAATGTTTAAATGAAAATTAATTGTTTATTATTACTGAATAACTGTTATTCTTTTATAACTTCTTTATTAACCAAGAGATATGTGTAATATTTCATAAATTGTACCTAAATCATGAAGTTGGTAAGGCGTTTCTTTAAAAAAATATATTTTACTAAAGCGCCATTTGTCTGGATTATAGATAAAAGTTTCTCCAAGAATTTCATAGTTAATTTCTAAATCTAATTGTTCTTCCTTAAAAGTAGTTAAACTAGCACTTTCAGGTATTGTGCCTGTTATTTCAAGAGCGTGTGTACTATCAGCGAAATTTGACTTTATTTTGGTGTATAATGGAATCCCAATATTAATCTGCTGCCAACCAAAAGAATTAAGAATGTTATCATAATACCCGTCAAAGAGAAACTTATTCATGCCAACATTAGTATTTCAAATATAAAAAGGAGAATATGAAGCAGATTATATAAAGGTGTGCGGTTATATAGAATATGTAATAAATAGCTATGAAGATAAAAAATATTATTTAGATCAATTTGAGAAAGACTATATCAGCAGTTTTATCAAATAAAACCAGGAGATACCTATGATAAGTTAAAGATATGTATATAATTTAAATAAAAGAGTTGGAAGCATGATAGCAAGAATGGAGAAGTAAATATTATCGCATTAAATTTGACATCAGAACATGCGTTTGCTATCCTATTTATAAGTAGAGGGTATTGAATAAAATTAATTCATACTTTTCATATAGATTGCAAGAATTATTTATGTAAAAGTTCTAATGGAGGAAATTTTAGTGGATAAAGTTATAATGCACGTGGATATGGATGCTTTTTTTGCATCAGTTGAAGTAATGGATAATAGAAGTCTTAGAGGAAAACCTGTAATTGTTGGAGGGATATCTGAAAGAGGTGTGGTTGCCACCTGCTCCTATGAGGCAAGAACTTTTGGAGTAAGGAGCGCAATGCCTATTTACATGGCTAAAGCTAAATGTCATAATGGAATTTTTCTTCCTGTTAGATATGAAAGATACAAGGAAATATCCAATAAAATATTTAGTGTTTTTAATGAAATAACCTCACTTATAGAACCATTAAGTATAGATGAAGCCTATTTAGATTTAACTCACGTAAATAAAGATTCCCTATACATAGCAAGATTTATAAAAAATAGAGTAAAAAAAGAAACTGGACTCAACATTTCTATAGGCTTATCCTATAATAAGTTTTTAGCCAAATTAGCTTCAGATTGGAACAAACCAAATGGCCTTAAAATAATAAAAAAAAGTGATGTTCCAAACATTCTATTTTCTCTATCTATAGATAAAGTTCATGGTTTAGGCAAAAAATCTGTAAAAAATCTTAATGATATTGGTATTTTTACTATAGAAGAATTGTATAAGCTTCCAGTAGCTTTTTTAATAGATTTATTCGGAAAATTTGGAGCTGAAATATACGATAGAATACGGGGTATTGATAATCGAGAAGTTAAAATTTTTAGAGAAAGAAAATCTATTGGCAAAGAAACCACTTTTCTTAATGATACTGATGATAAAGATGATATAAAACCATATATTAAAAGTTTCGCTAGTTCTATTGCAAGCATTATGGAAAGTAAAAGTTTAAGTGGAAAAAATATTACTATAAAAATAAAAACCTCATCTTTTATTAATCATACTAAAAGCAAAACTTTGACACGTTATATACATAGAGAAGAAGATATATACAAGGAAGCTTGTAATATTTTAGAAAAGTTAAAACTAGAAGAAAAAATAAGATTAATTGGTCTATCAATTTCGTCTTTTAAAGAAAAAAAGATTGAACAATTGTCGTTATTTTAGGAAATGGCCTTACGGCATTATCTTATATATAATTAATACGGACTAGTAGATAAATGCGTACTAAAAAAATTTCAGGAGTTGTAAATATGAAAAGATTTGTTGGATTTAGAATATTAAAAACAGCAATAGGTTCAGCACTTGCTATAATTATTGCTGAATATTTAGGTTTAAAATATGCAGCAGCAGCTGGAATTATAACCATTTTAAGCATTCAAAATACTAAAAAAACGTCTATAAAGCTAGCATTTCAAAGGATTGAGTCTACTATTTTAGCATTACTAATATCAAGTATATTATTTTTAATCTTTGGATATAACCCTGTTGTATTTGGCATATACTTAATTATTTTTATCCCACTTACTGTATTCTTAAAGATTACTGATGGAATTGTTGTAAGCTCAGTTTTAGTTACGCATTTACTAGCTCAGAAGTCATCATCTATGTTTTGGATAAAAAATGAACTTTTACTTATGACTGTGGGTGCAGGAATTGGAATAATTTTAAATATCTACATGCCTAAAATAGAAAATGAAATCAAAGAAACTCAAAAAAATATTGAAGAACATATGCGTATAATTTTATTTCATATGGCAGAAGCTCTAAGAAAGCAATCGGTACATATTGAAGAAGAAAGGCTCTTTAATGAGCTAAAAGCAATATTGGAAGAAGGAAAAGATAGAGCATATAGACATTTAAACAATTATATTATTAATGATGTAAAATATTATGTTTATTATATGGAAATGAGAACTTTACAATATGAAATATTAAAATATATGAGAAGTCATTTTATTAAGTTTTACTTGACCTTAGAGCAGACTGAAGTTGTAGCAGCTTTTACTGAAAAGATTGCATTAAATTTCGGAGAATATAATACTGCTGAAGAACTTTTAAAGGAATTAAATGAAATTATATATATGTTTAAGGCTCAGGAACTTCCCAAGACAAGAGATGAATTTGAAAATAGAGCAATGCTTTTTCAATTTTTAAATGACTTGGAAGCACTTTTAGAATTAAAGAAAAAATTTTGGACTTATGTCAATATATCAGACACAAAAAGTTGAACTTTTTAGGGTAATGGCAGAATCTGTGTCATGTACTGAATGGAAATAGCAATAGACGAATTTAAACATGCTGCAATACTTTTAAATTTATATCAGGATTATTCTCCATACATTCTCCTTATTTAGGAACTCTCATTTTCTTTTTAGATTATGGGAGTTTTTATTTTGCAGGAATTGATTCATTCTTACATACCTAGTTTTGGCTAGGAGATCCTATCTCATATATCTATTTTCCGTTTAAACGGGTTTTAAGAGTATATTAAATTTAATGGTGAAAAAAGGGCCAAAAATCTGGTCCTTTCTTTATACGAATTAAAAGTGTACTTCCTATAGTTGTAAAATTTTTAATTGTACCTTACGGTATTGGTCTTGGTATTGGTCGTGGTTTTGGTCTTGGTTCTGGTTGAAACACTCCTATAAATAAAACATGCCCATGCATTAAAGTCATTGCATCTGGTGTTACTTGGAAAATCTCTTTATCTGCAACAGAAGCAGGCAAAAAAATAATAAGAACACGGACATGAGGAATATTCCCTGATGGTTGTGTCTGTAATTCCAATCCGTTTTCTAAAAGGTTGACATATTCATCTTGTGTTAACGGAGTTTCCTTGGCCTTAGGTCCTTCTCCTATTATCAAAGTAGCATAAGGTTCATTAGCCATAGAATCTCACCTCCTTGATAATATAATATGAGTATTGGCTTTAAAAGGTGTGGTTATAATAACTATACTTTTGTTTGGCGTTTTAATACGTTTTAAGAGCGTTTTAAATCGATCAATGATATTCTGAAATTGTTTTCGCATAGCTTATACAAGACGTGAGGCTATATAATTATATTGGATTTAAATATTAATTTATGGATATTTACACCTAAACGCAATTTTGCTTTCAGTGGATAAACCATTGGTATTGCTAACTTTGAGAATATATATTTTGCCCATTTTTTTGCCCCTTATAGTTT from Clostridium pasteurianum BC1 includes:
- a CDS encoding MutS-related protein yields the protein MKKIFINYLSNIFLLVIGFSGIIIVNFATHGRYKYLFLLIPLVCILAAVLYVRQILILKETLNEFTRRWGKRVDRKRNFHNIRHAFDYIKSQKDFYLDDQTWSDLTMDEVFSIVDRTLTSPGEEILYSILKTPIFDEEILKNRDKIISVFEKNIESRESLALELIKINKKDKVDIPSLLWKDIDMDLRWKPICKVLSIIPYIVPVIILLAFKDIRVMIATYIVLIIINILIHIKLNNKIYMYSSSIGYLNNLICASNKISKLDIKELRDYKEILNQCLKPVKSISKKAYQVNRIEGTGNAFTELFYMISLIKENEFFSCIKVINNHKKDLKKIYISIGELDAFLSIASYRCSLNNYCNPQFTSRSKYFSAEDIIHPLLEKAVPNSISMDSKGIILTGSNMSGKSTFLRTIGVNTVLAQSIYTVTASSYHSGFFKVMTSISPEDNIMIGKSYYFREAEAILRIIREKRDNYNILCVIDEVFRGTNPIERVNASIEILNYFQRNDILAIVATHDMELAEELKDKYGLYYFIENINEQGMIFDYKLRNGICKSRNAVKLLKILHYPKEIIGKIDGNV
- a CDS encoding DUF4865 family protein, with translation MNKFLFDGYYDNILNSFGWQQINIGIPLYTKIKSNFADSTHALEITGTIPESASLTTFKEEQLDLEINYEILGETFIYNPDKWRFSKIYFFKETPYQLHDLGTIYEILHISLG
- a CDS encoding DNA polymerase IV, which translates into the protein MDKVIMHVDMDAFFASVEVMDNRSLRGKPVIVGGISERGVVATCSYEARTFGVRSAMPIYMAKAKCHNGIFLPVRYERYKEISNKIFSVFNEITSLIEPLSIDEAYLDLTHVNKDSLYIARFIKNRVKKETGLNISIGLSYNKFLAKLASDWNKPNGLKIIKKSDVPNILFSLSIDKVHGLGKKSVKNLNDIGIFTIEELYKLPVAFLIDLFGKFGAEIYDRIRGIDNREVKIFRERKSIGKETTFLNDTDDKDDIKPYIKSFASSIASIMESKSLSGKNITIKIKTSSFINHTKSKTLTRYIHREEDIYKEACNILEKLKLEEKIRLIGLSISSFKEKKIEQLSLF
- a CDS encoding aromatic acid exporter family protein, coding for MKRFVGFRILKTAIGSALAIIIAEYLGLKYAAAAGIITILSIQNTKKTSIKLAFQRIESTILALLISSILFLIFGYNPVVFGIYLIIFIPLTVFLKITDGIVVSSVLVTHLLAQKSSSMFWIKNELLLMTVGAGIGIILNIYMPKIENEIKETQKNIEEHMRIILFHMAEALRKQSVHIEEERLFNELKAILEEGKDRAYRHLNNYIINDVKYYVYYMEMRTLQYEILKYMRSHFIKFYLTLEQTEVVAAFTEKIALNFGEYNTAEELLKELNEIIYMFKAQELPKTRDEFENRAMLFQFLNDLEALLELKKKFWTYVNISDTKS